One stretch of Scyliorhinus canicula chromosome 7, sScyCan1.1, whole genome shotgun sequence DNA includes these proteins:
- the LOC119968599 gene encoding NXPE family member 3-like produces the protein MDQKPTKPLLPCSILWCLFILLAAIALLAQIMNIHWIKYHNYSIYGMERKWRIFYPVPKFNSTKKQQMEPERIQWTHTLLQCGYQNHSFTPEERSEGTSIMKMIKWPKPPNASVPFVKSSDPAHVRFVILNSTKTFYVGDQLQVMLQMKDFEGHPKQYGGDYLQGRIHTPALKAGSAGTVIDNQNGFYYLNFNLSWPGKVEVSVSLVHPSEGIQALERLRKERPERVYFQSTFKYRGTSETTVCNLCLRQTKPLCNFTDPRTGEPWFCYKPKELPCSARINHMVGGSEHNLLIGEEIHYFQSGINVKKHILPNGPGYVTVESSPHTGNDHGECIPGKRLLSPSGFYYRDQWVSTSCNIQHYYTHESITNCLHGKNVYIFGDSTIRQWFEYLTEFLPGLRKFDLGNSQTTGPHLALDIDNKIKVEYYAHGKPIRIAPIASQDLPFIANKLDEIKGGKSTVIAFTIWCHFNTFPVEPYIRRLQNIRKSILRLLDRNPDTLVVIKTANVQALPREVSLYNSDWYSYQLDFVLRKMFEGINVAFVDAWEMTIAHYLPHNLHPKRVIIKNEVDVFLSYVCPLKKR, from the exons ATGGATCAAAAACCCACAAAGCCATTGCTTCCCTGTTCCATACTCTGGTGTCTTTTCATTCTGTTGGCTGCGATTGCATTGTTAGCTCAGATCATGAACATCCATTGGATAAAG TATCATAACTATTCAATCTATGGAATGGAAAGAAAATGGAGGATTTTCTACCCCGTTCCGAAGTTTAATTCCACAAAAAAACAACAAATGGAGCCAGAGAGGATTcaatggacacacacactgttgcaATGTGGCTACCAGAATCACAGCTTCACCCCTGAAGAAAGGTCAGAAGGGACGTCCATTATGAAAATGATCAAATGGCCAAAACCACCCAACGCTTCTGTACCTTTTGTGAAAAGCAGCGACCCAGCACATGTTCGCTTTGTCATTTTAAATTCTACAAAGACTTTCTACGTTGGGGATCAGTTACAAGTGATGCTGCAAATGAAAGATTTTGAAGGACACCCAAAGCAATATGGGGGTGACTATCTCCAAGGCCGGATCCACACTCCAGCTTTAAAAGCTGGTTCAGCCGGAACAGTTATAGATAACCAAAATGGATTTTACTATCTAAACTTTAATTTATCTTGGCCGGGGAAAGTTGAAGTGTCTGTTTCCCTGGTTCATCCCAGTGAAGGAATCCAAGCACTTGAAAGACTTCGCAAGGAACGGCCAGAGAGGGTGTATTTTCAAAGTACCTTCAAATATCGGGGTACTTCAGAGACCACTGTGTGTAATCTCTGTTTGCGACAAACTAAACCACTCTGTAACTTTACTGATCCCAGAACCGGGGAGCCCTGGTTCTGTTACAAACCAAAGGAGCTTCCCTGCTCTGCCCGTATCAACCATATGGTGGGGGGTTCTGAGCATAACCTCTTAATAGGTGAAGAAATACATTATTTTCAAAG TGGGATCAATGTCAAGAAGCATATATTACCCAATGGTCCAGGTTATGTAACTGTGGAGTCTTCACCTCATACAG GTAACGATCATGGCGAATGCATCCCTGGAAAACGTCTGCTTTCACCATCTGGGTTTTATTATCGGGACCAGTGGGTGTCAACAAGCTGTAACATTCAGCACTATTACACTCATGAAAGTATTACAAACTGCCTCCACGGGAAAAATGTTTACATTTTCGGAGATTCCACCATACGCCAGTGGTTTGAATATTTGACAGAATTTTTGCCAG GTCTGAGGAAGTTTGACCTTGGAAATTCTCAAACAACCGGCCCTCACCTCGCTTTGGATATAGACAACAAGATCAAAGTGGAATATTATGCCCATGGCAAACCAATCCGAATCGCCCCCATTGCGAGTCAGGATCTGCCATTCATTGCAAACAAACTGGATGagattaaaggaggaaagagcacAGTTATAGCCTTCACCATATGGTGTCATTTTAACACTTTCCCAGTGGAACCGTACATCCGGAGGCTCCAGAACATCCGCAAGTCAATCCTGCGATTGTTGGATAGGAATCCAGACACACTGGTTGTAATAAAGACGGCCAATGTCCAGGCCCTCCCACGGGAAGTCAGTCTCTACAACAGTGACTGGTATTCCTATCAACTTGATTTTGTGCTGAGAAAGATGTTTGAGGGCATCAACGTGGCATTTGTGGATGCCTGGGAGATGACCATTGCACATTACCTGCCACATAACCTGCACCCTAAACGAGTCATTATAAAGAATGAAGTAGATGTGTTTCTTTCTTATGTGTGTCCTTTGAAAAAAAGATAA